In Marispirochaeta aestuarii, the genomic window TCCGGGAATGGGCCGCGGATCTTCAGCCCGGGGGATACATCCTTTTCGCCGATAATCTGAGAAATCCCCAGCAGACCAGAGAGCTGATTGCAGATCTCCAAAGCCTGACGACTATTCCTCCCTTCATCGCCCTGGATGAGGAGGGAGGTGTGGTCAGTCGGCTCACCGCAGTTCCCGCCATGGGCGGGATCCCGGTACCATCTGCCCGGGTCATCGGTGCCTCAGGATACACAGCAAAAGCCCGGGAAGCTGCCAGAACCATTGCGAAACAACTCAAGGACCTGGGCTTCTCCGTAAACTTTGCGCCGGTGGCGGATATTCACATTCCCGGAACCGGCGGTACCATGGGTGAAAGGAGTTACGGGACCGAAGCGCAGCTGGTTTCACGGATGGCGTGCGCCTTTTCCAAAACTCTGGAAGACGAGGGAATACTCTCGGTGGCCAAACACTTTCCCGGTCACGGTGCAGCCTACGGTGATTCCCATACAGAGAAAACCGTGCTGGACGCCTCCCGGGAGATTCTGACCCGGCGGGAGATGCTTCCCTTTTCAGCACTAATAAAGCAGGGAATCGGCGGTATCATGACCGGGCACATTATCGTGCCTTCCCTCGATAATTCCGGAAAGCCTGCCAGTCTTTCCGGAATTATCAGCAGGAATCTTCTCAGGGATGAGATGGATTATAATGGACTCGTTTTTACAGACAGTCTGAGGATGGGCGGAGTTACCGCTTTTTATAATGCTGTCGAACTGCCGCTCCTGGCTTTTGAAGCCGGAGCGGATATCCTGCTGATGCCTGTAGCGGCGCTGGAATCCCGGCAAAGACTCCTGGAAGCCCTGGAGACAGGAAGAATCCCGCAGCAGAGGCTCAGGGAATCCCTCAATCGAATAGCCCTGGCCAAAAGAAAATTCCTGTCTCCCGACGATATTACTCCATCCCCCTAAGTACCGCCCTGGTCTTTTCCCTGGTCGGAATCATCATTTCCATGCCGGTGGAGGGCATCGTAGAGAAAGCGTTTTATTTTCTGAGTCGGCGTCTTCTCGAAAGGATCCTTCTGCTCGATAAACTTCCCGATCCTGGAGAAGCTGCTCAGGCGCGCATTCACCGACTTTCGCAGTTCGTTCAGATACTCCCCTATCTCCCGGGGAACATCAGCGGCGGATTCGGCCATGTTGTGGAGATGCTCCTTGAAGGCGTCGTAATTAATATGTATCCGTGCGCTCAGCTCGCCCTGGTCCTGAAACACCAGGGAGTCCTCTACGAAATCAAAGCTGTTGATAATGGACTCTATGGCCTCGGGATAGATGTTCTCGCCGCT contains:
- a CDS encoding glycoside hydrolase family 3 N-terminal domain-containing protein — encoded protein: MSRFLLPLAAVLLLFSSCTGLQESTASASYPIREKQEKPAPSGEADSAADQKGVAVKPELPATAEDEKKPESAPDPLAAYLDRMDIKRQIGQLFLVEVRHPETGQLITRMNEAFREWAADLQPGGYILFADNLRNPQQTRELIADLQSLTTIPPFIALDEEGGVVSRLTAVPAMGGIPVPSARVIGASGYTAKAREAARTIAKQLKDLGFSVNFAPVADIHIPGTGGTMGERSYGTEAQLVSRMACAFSKTLEDEGILSVAKHFPGHGAAYGDSHTEKTVLDASREILTRREMLPFSALIKQGIGGIMTGHIIVPSLDNSGKPASLSGIISRNLLRDEMDYNGLVFTDSLRMGGVTAFYNAVELPLLAFEAGADILLMPVAALESRQRLLEALETGRIPQQRLRESLNRIALAKRKFLSPDDITPSP